Proteins from a single region of Candidatus Saccharibacteria bacterium:
- a CDS encoding YebC/PmpR family DNA-binding transcriptional regulator yields the protein MSGHSKWSTIKREKGAKDAKRGAVFTKIGNLIAIAARSGTDPTMNSALALAIEKAKQANMPNANIQRAIDRVSDKNAAVMEEATYEGYGPGGIGIIVEVATDNKNRTYPEVRSAFTKNGGSMAEPGSVAFQFTRKGVINVAATGEDALLTILDAGAEDAVEEEGEIIVYTDQKELAKVRTAIIEAGLEVKGAELQYVPNAQVPVDDPEVARKVLKLLDALDDHDDVMNVHTNADIIVELNE from the coding sequence ATGTCAGGACACAGTAAATGGTCAACCATCAAGCGAGAAAAGGGTGCTAAAGACGCCAAGCGTGGTGCTGTATTTACCAAAATCGGTAACTTAATTGCTATTGCGGCACGTAGTGGTACTGACCCTACTATGAACTCAGCGCTTGCCCTTGCAATCGAAAAAGCAAAACAGGCAAACATGCCAAATGCTAACATTCAGCGCGCAATCGATCGCGTGAGTGATAAAAACGCAGCCGTAATGGAAGAGGCGACTTACGAAGGTTATGGTCCGGGTGGTATTGGTATTATTGTAGAAGTCGCGACCGACAACAAGAACCGAACATACCCAGAAGTGCGGAGTGCGTTCACTAAAAACGGCGGAAGTATGGCAGAGCCAGGCAGTGTTGCATTTCAATTCACGCGCAAGGGTGTGATTAATGTTGCCGCAACTGGCGAAGACGCTCTTTTGACGATACTAGATGCTGGTGCGGAAGATGCTGTTGAAGAAGAGGGTGAAATTATTGTTTACACCGACCAAAAAGAACTTGCGAAGGTTCGTACGGCAATTATTGAAGCAGGGCTAGAGGTAAAAGGTGCGGAGCTGCAATATGTTCCGAACGCACAAGTACCAGTTGACGATCCTGAGGTTGCCAGAAAAGTATTGAAGCTTTTGGACGCACTAGACGATCACGACGATGTGATGAATGTGCACACAAATGCCGATATCATAGTTGAACTCAACGAATAG
- a CDS encoding G5 domain-containing protein, with translation MKKISRPVETRSNDNEYPDYKRIIKKGSDGTSRSIVEVTYTDYVETYRTDPAVEVIKKPTPKIIEQGTRLRPTGFVTGVEKVQDEGWFGWNKGKFHIKGDYVASSEITLIVNDRVVDVTRVNDEGHFGFKYITVKNEDRIAIGTNDGRSWFWEPPKTTRVSEKYIFNDVDVSLLSEYDSIHDSVK, from the coding sequence ATGAAGAAAATATCACGCCCTGTAGAGACTCGATCAAACGATAATGAATACCCAGACTATAAGAGGATAATCAAAAAAGGATCAGATGGCACGTCTAGGTCGATCGTTGAGGTTACGTACACTGATTACGTTGAGACATATCGAACTGATCCTGCGGTGGAGGTTATTAAAAAACCTACGCCAAAAATAATTGAGCAGGGTACTCGCTTGAGACCGACAGGCTTTGTAACGGGTGTCGAGAAGGTGCAAGACGAAGGGTGGTTCGGATGGAATAAGGGCAAGTTCCATATCAAAGGCGATTACGTGGCCTCTAGCGAAATAACTCTCATTGTTAATGACAGGGTGGTAGATGTTACTAGAGTGAACGACGAGGGCCATTTCGGGTTTAAATATATAACAGTAAAAAATGAAGACAGAATTGCCATAGGGACGAATGATGGTAGAAGTTGGTTCTGGGAACCTCCCAAGACAACAAGGGTGTCTGAAAAGTATATTTTTAATGATGTTGATGTTAGTCTTTTGTCTGAGTACGATTCCATTCACGATAGTGTCAAGTAG
- the ruvC gene encoding crossover junction endodeoxyribonuclease RuvC codes for MRIIGIDPGTGILGFGVVDFVNGKARMVTAGVITTPAHTALDVRLEEIFDGLTDIIAETKPEVMSIEKLFFSQNVTTAMSVSHARGVAMLTGRKAKLPIAEYTPQQIKQTLTGYGKADKKQVQEMVRIHLGLKEVPKPDDCADALAAAITHSMMSRGQ; via the coding sequence ATGAGAATAATCGGAATCGACCCGGGCACGGGAATACTGGGGTTTGGGGTTGTTGATTTTGTAAATGGCAAGGCTCGCATGGTAACGGCGGGGGTTATTACCACACCCGCGCATACGGCGCTAGATGTACGGCTAGAAGAGATTTTTGATGGCCTAACGGATATTATTGCCGAAACAAAGCCCGAGGTTATGTCGATAGAAAAGCTGTTTTTCTCGCAGAATGTTACGACGGCCATGAGCGTATCGCACGCGCGTGGCGTTGCTATGCTAACGGGGCGCAAGGCAAAGCTGCCGATTGCTGAATATACGCCACAGCAAATAAAACAAACGCTTACGGGCTATGGCAAGGCAGATAAAAAGCAGGTGCAAGAAATGGTCCGGATTCACCTGGGGTTAAAAGAAGTGCCAAAACCAGATGACTGCGCTGATGCGCTGGCGGCGGCTATTACGCATTCGATGATGAGCCGCGGGCAGTAG
- the purF gene encoding amidophosphoribosyltransferase yields the protein MTTTSQLTEKCAVAGVWGSAVAAEKTRDMLEALQHRGQDATGVVTLNGGMSRYVELGLVADAYPQAVLEELVGDIAIGHNRYATSSHAHDLEHVQPFADEDAQWALAHNGNLSVTKPLVEFLNEKNVAIDDLNDSGMMHAAIGWYLRAGSSMEDAVAKSYPLFVGAFSCVAICEGKLLAFRDGHGIRPLSYGKLPGGGYAVASETRALDALGAVEQADIGPGELLVVDENGARTVAIVEPTPKLDIFELVYFARGDSRLCGRVVEDIRRDFGAQLARECPVEGEAIVVPVPRSAVSAAEGYAQVSGHVYADGIERANRLRTFIRPDQESRKMAVRQKLIPKPEVLGGKRVVLIEDSIVRGTTLGVLVAMLREAGASEVHVRISSPPVLYPNFYGINMPSQSELIAHGRTVNDVCEKIGADSLGYLSVEGMLQATGQPADTFDTSVFTGEYPIDIGDHQNEITR from the coding sequence GTGACCACAACCAGCCAACTAACTGAAAAGTGTGCGGTAGCAGGGGTGTGGGGTAGCGCAGTGGCAGCCGAAAAAACGCGGGATATGCTAGAGGCATTGCAGCACCGTGGGCAAGATGCAACGGGGGTTGTAACGCTAAATGGCGGCATGTCGCGTTATGTAGAGCTGGGGTTGGTGGCGGATGCGTATCCGCAGGCGGTGCTAGAAGAGTTGGTGGGTGATATTGCGATAGGACACAACCGCTACGCGACATCGAGCCATGCGCACGATTTGGAACATGTGCAGCCATTTGCCGATGAAGATGCGCAGTGGGCGCTGGCGCACAATGGGAATTTATCTGTAACAAAACCGCTGGTTGAGTTTTTGAACGAAAAGAACGTAGCTATAGATGATTTGAACGATTCGGGTATGATGCACGCGGCGATCGGCTGGTATTTACGTGCAGGGTCTAGTATGGAGGATGCAGTGGCAAAATCGTACCCGCTATTTGTGGGTGCTTTTTCGTGTGTGGCTATTTGTGAGGGCAAGTTGTTGGCGTTTCGCGACGGGCACGGAATACGCCCGCTTTCGTATGGCAAATTGCCGGGCGGCGGATATGCGGTTGCCTCGGAAACTCGCGCGCTTGATGCGCTGGGTGCGGTAGAACAAGCGGACATTGGGCCGGGCGAACTGCTGGTAGTAGATGAAAACGGCGCTCGAACTGTGGCGATAGTAGAACCAACGCCAAAGCTGGATATTTTTGAGCTTGTGTATTTTGCGCGTGGCGATAGCCGGCTGTGCGGCCGGGTGGTAGAAGATATACGGCGTGATTTTGGTGCGCAATTGGCGCGTGAATGTCCGGTAGAGGGTGAGGCGATTGTAGTGCCAGTGCCGCGTTCGGCCGTATCGGCAGCCGAGGGATATGCGCAGGTGAGCGGCCACGTATATGCCGATGGAATTGAGCGTGCAAACAGGCTGCGAACGTTTATTCGCCCCGATCAAGAATCGCGTAAAATGGCGGTTCGCCAGAAGCTTATTCCTAAACCCGAAGTACTGGGTGGTAAGCGCGTGGTGCTTATTGAAGACTCAATTGTACGCGGCACAACGCTGGGCGTATTGGTGGCAATGCTACGCGAGGCTGGTGCCAGCGAAGTGCATGTGCGAATTAGTTCGCCACCTGTTTTGTACCCCAACTTTTACGGAATCAACATGCCATCGCAATCGGAGCTAATTGCGCACGGGCGCACGGTAAATGATGTGTGCGAAAAGATAGGTGCTGATTCGCTTGGGTATCTTTCGGTAGAGGGAATGCTGCAGGCGACAGGGCAGCCCGCGGATACGTTCGATACCTCCGTTTTTACCGGTGAGTATCCAATAGATATTGGCGATCACCAAAACGAAAT